The Phormidium ambiguum IAM M-71 genome contains the following window.
ATTAGCTATTTGGCAGACACCATTATCTTTCTGCGTTACCTGGAAATACGCGGCGAACTGCGACGAGCGATCGGCGTGCTCAAAAAGCGCATGAGCGATTTTGAAAAAAACCTGCGCGAATTTCAAATCACTCGCTACGGAATTAAAGTTGGCACTCCGCTCAAGCAACTTCGAGGTATCTTAACGGGTGTCCCCGAATTGCTGGAAGGTGAGTAAGCGATGAACCGAATTTTGATCTTGGTTGAGCAAAAGGAAAATCGCCGCCTCCTGGCAGAGTGGCTTGGACAATATTACGATGTCGTGGTCGGAGAATCTGTGGTACAGGCAAGGAATGCCGTTCCACTGCTAAACGAACCGTTTGACCTGTGCATTGTCGATGGGCCTGCCTTACACCACTTATGGGAATGGGCACAGGCAAGAAAACAGGTAGAGCAGCCTGTATTTTTGCCCGTCTTGCTGATTACACTTCGCACGGATGTCAAACTGTTAACGCGACATCTCTGGCAAACGGTCGATGAACTGATTAGCAAACCGATCGAAAAGTTAGAGTTACAAGCACGGGTGGAAATGCTGTTGCGATCGCGGCGGCTTTCCCTTGAGCTTCAAGCTGCACTGGAGCAAGAACGCGAACTCAAAGAACTAAAAACTCGTTTCGTCTCAATGGTTTCTCATGAATTTCGCAATCCGCTCAATATCATTTTTGGATTTACTCGCCTGTTAGAGCAGCGCGACTTGCCACCCGAACGGCGAGCCGATTTTTCCCAACGGATTCTCAAAGCGGTTAAATCCATGACGGCTTTACTCGATGATGTTTTGGCGTTTGGCAAAGTGGAAGCGAGTGTATTGACTGGTAATGCTGCGCTGATAGCGATCGGGCCGTTCTGCCACAATTTGGTTGAAGAAATTAAAGTCGGCATCGGAAGCAATCACACAATTGAGATCGACTGTGAAGAAGAATGCTTTACGGCTTGCATTAATGAAGCATTACTACGACAGATCCTGACGAATCTACTCTCCAACGCGATTAAATATTCAGCCCCCCACAGTACCGTTCGGCTTAAATTGCAGTGTCAACCAGGGGTGGCAATCTTTCAAGTGCAGGATGAGGGCATTGGCATTTCTCCAACCGATCTAGCCCGGTTGTTTGAATCTTTCTACCGTGCCAGCAATGTTGGAAATATTCCGGGAACTGGCTTAGGGTTGGCAATTGTGAAACAGGTGATTGAGCAAGCGGGTGGAACGATCGCAGTCACTAGTGAGGTAAATGTGGGAACAACGTTCACCGTAACTTTGCCGATCGACCAATAATTAAGCTTTTTCAGCAGATCGCTAAAAGTTTATCTTGAATAAGAAAGTAACCTTTGATAGCGATCGGCGTTTGTAGGTATAGGTCAATAAAGTAAAAATTAAATTTTCCGATCGCCTCAAGTACGGGAGAGCCATCCTAGAAAATTTCCTGAACTCTGGAATCTGACAGTCATCAAGTGTAG
Protein-coding sequences here:
- a CDS encoding hybrid sensor histidine kinase/response regulator, producing MNRILILVEQKENRRLLAEWLGQYYDVVVGESVVQARNAVPLLNEPFDLCIVDGPALHHLWEWAQARKQVEQPVFLPVLLITLRTDVKLLTRHLWQTVDELISKPIEKLELQARVEMLLRSRRLSLELQAALEQERELKELKTRFVSMVSHEFRNPLNIIFGFTRLLEQRDLPPERRADFSQRILKAVKSMTALLDDVLAFGKVEASVLTGNAALIAIGPFCHNLVEEIKVGIGSNHTIEIDCEEECFTACINEALLRQILTNLLSNAIKYSAPHSTVRLKLQCQPGVAIFQVQDEGIGISPTDLARLFESFYRASNVGNIPGTGLGLAIVKQVIEQAGGTIAVTSEVNVGTTFTVTLPIDQ